The following proteins are co-located in the Leptotrichia trevisanii DSM 22070 genome:
- a CDS encoding retron system putative HNH endonuclease translates to MLKVNKNDEPKFFAEFKKKSNRKSWKDFDFEIKSKLKEYMLENEQKIDGNYFCPYCERQISVEKSQIEHIKPKDKFPKLFHNYSNFLTGCLENQTCGSTKGNKWDDKFVNPVEYNPRDYFEYSISTGEIIPKYENGIEYEMAMKTIEILNLNQKKLCESRKSFIYQNSSRKEGKIVINIENLKYITKFPTLKEFLLKNLKSATEK, encoded by the coding sequence ATGCTGAAAGTAAATAAAAATGATGAGCCAAAATTTTTTGCGGAATTTAAAAAGAAAAGTAATCGGAAAAGCTGGAAAGATTTTGATTTTGAAATAAAGAGCAAACTAAAAGAGTATATGCTTGAAAATGAGCAGAAAATAGATGGAAATTATTTTTGTCCTTATTGTGAAAGACAGATTTCTGTTGAGAAAAGTCAAATTGAGCATATAAAACCTAAAGATAAATTTCCAAAGTTGTTTCATAATTACAGTAATTTTTTGACTGGTTGTCTTGAAAATCAAACTTGTGGTTCAACAAAAGGGAACAAATGGGATGATAAATTTGTGAATCCAGTTGAATATAATCCTAGAGATTATTTTGAATATAGTATTAGTACAGGCGAAATAATTCCAAAATATGAAAATGGAATAGAGTATGAAATGGCAATGAAAACAATAGAAATTTTAAATTTGAATCAAAAAAAATTATGTGAAAGCAGAAAAAGTTTTATTTATCAAAATTCTTCAAGAAAAGAAGGGAAAATAGTAATTAATATTGAAAATTTAAAATATATAACAAAATTTCCTACGCTAAAAGAATTTCTTTTAAAAAATTTAAAATCTGCAACTGAAAAATAA